The following proteins are co-located in the Acidimicrobiales bacterium genome:
- a CDS encoding DDE-type integrase/transposase/recombinase gives MATPTDIIFARRVRLLELADEFGNVSEACRTMGISRTRYYQWKRIADAYGLEALMPKQRRRPQQPNETPTHVVADLLAVVVVEPTIGCRQLADRLDELGYEISKSTVQRILVAHGLGQRHQRVARAAAVATLAGLITEPVTEQAAEPFGFCHWAAQPGDLVAVDSFYIGNLKGVGKVYQLTAVDTCTRWAIVKLIIGPVTAAHTIAFIDHLRKVMRRLGIPLRNVLSDNGPEYVARAFQDHLAEVGIGHVRIPPRSPNHNAVVERFQGTMLQECWRPAFHRRRFTSLRQLQAEADTWLTRYNTRRRNHSHYMAGRRPIDILDNHRTNQAA, from the coding sequence ATGGCCACCCCGACCGACATCATCTTCGCTCGCCGCGTGCGTTTGTTGGAACTCGCCGACGAGTTCGGCAACGTCTCTGAGGCGTGCCGGACGATGGGGATCTCCCGGACCCGCTACTACCAGTGGAAGAGGATCGCCGACGCGTACGGGCTCGAGGCGTTGATGCCCAAACAGCGCCGCCGTCCCCAACAACCGAATGAGACACCGACCCATGTGGTCGCGGACTTGTTGGCGGTCGTGGTGGTCGAGCCCACCATCGGGTGCCGCCAGCTCGCAGACCGCCTCGACGAGCTGGGCTATGAGATCTCCAAGTCCACCGTCCAGCGGATCCTGGTGGCCCACGGACTCGGCCAACGCCACCAACGTGTTGCCCGAGCCGCAGCGGTCGCCACGTTGGCTGGGCTGATCACCGAACCCGTCACCGAGCAGGCCGCTGAGCCGTTCGGGTTCTGCCACTGGGCCGCCCAACCAGGCGATCTGGTTGCTGTGGACAGCTTCTACATCGGGAACCTCAAAGGCGTCGGCAAGGTCTACCAACTCACCGCTGTGGACACCTGCACCCGGTGGGCCATCGTGAAATTGATCATCGGACCGGTCACCGCAGCCCACACCATCGCCTTCATCGACCACCTCCGCAAGGTCATGCGCCGATTGGGCATCCCGCTACGGAACGTACTGAGCGATAACGGGCCCGAATACGTGGCCCGAGCCTTCCAGGACCACCTCGCCGAAGTAGGGATCGGCCATGTCCGGATCCCACCACGCTCACCCAACCACAACGCCGTCGTGGAACGCTTCCAAGGCACCATGCTCCAAGAATGCTGGCGCCCCGCCTTCCACCGCCGCCGATTCACCTCACTGCGCCAGCTCCAAGCCGAAGCCGACACCTGGCTCACCCGCTACAACACCCGCCGCCGCAACCACAGCCACTACATGGCCGGCCGACGCCCCATCGACATCCTCGACAACCACCGAACCAACCAGGCAGCATGA
- a CDS encoding enoyl-CoA hydratase/isomerase family protein translates to MAPNQLVIRADADGVATLTLNRPDKLNALTPDSFVELRDHLSDIAGDRTVGCVLLKGAGRSFCAGNDLDAIARGERGPSANFESLTVEALEHLPQPTIAMIHGHCFTGGLELALGCDLLVAAESAQIADTHGKWGLVPVWGMTVRLPERVGISAAKRLMFTGRRVDGREALAMGLVDFCVPDDEIERFTAELAGEITANSWGTNRIVKQLISDRQQRTRTDALGHERVRPYGMPEDREERMRRG, encoded by the coding sequence ATGGCGCCAAACCAGCTGGTCATTCGAGCCGACGCGGACGGGGTGGCGACGCTCACCCTCAATCGGCCCGACAAGCTCAACGCGCTGACGCCGGACTCGTTCGTCGAGTTGCGCGACCACCTGTCGGACATCGCAGGCGACCGAACGGTTGGTTGTGTGTTGCTCAAGGGCGCGGGCCGATCGTTTTGTGCCGGAAACGATCTCGATGCCATCGCCCGAGGCGAGCGAGGCCCATCGGCCAATTTCGAGTCGCTGACCGTCGAGGCCCTCGAGCACCTGCCCCAGCCGACCATCGCCATGATCCACGGGCATTGCTTCACGGGCGGTCTCGAACTGGCGTTGGGCTGCGACCTCTTGGTGGCGGCCGAATCGGCGCAGATCGCAGATACCCACGGGAAGTGGGGCCTGGTGCCCGTGTGGGGAATGACTGTGCGACTTCCCGAGCGTGTTGGCATCAGCGCAGCAAAACGTTTGATGTTCACCGGCCGGCGTGTCGACGGGCGTGAGGCGTTGGCCATGGGCCTCGTCGACTTCTGTGTCCCCGACGACGAGATCGAGCGGTTCACAGCCGAACTGGCCGGCGAGATCACGGCCAACTCGTGGGGCACCAACCGCATCGTCAAACAGTTGATCTCGGACCGTCAACAGCGAACCCGCACCGATGCGCTGGGTCACGAGCGCGTGCGGCCCTATGGGATGCCAGAAGACCGAGAAGAGCGCATGCGTCGAGGCTAG
- a CDS encoding GNAT family N-acetyltransferase — protein sequence MTEFVRPVELMTPDKIVLTGFMGTGKSTVGRLVAERLGYEFVDTDQMIEALHGPITDIFEQRGEATFRKIEQQVASELAKRSRLVVATGGRLMLDPLNVAALAPTSRIYCLSASPDAIAARVAADGSTRPLLSGTDYEARIAQLLTERGPHYRRFIQIETTGRSVEQVCQSIVELAAGPSADRLMIRPAGPADAEVIHQFIVGLAVYEREPDAVEATPASLRTQLESPRPPFECLIAEFGTEARSTPIGFALFYPSYSTWKGRPGIYLEDLFVLPEHRGTGAGKALLSALAEITVERDYGRLEWQVLDWNEPSIRFYEALGAEVMREWLPCRVSGGQLRSLAGYDEKI from the coding sequence GTGACAGAGTTCGTGCGCCCGGTAGAGCTGATGACACCAGACAAGATCGTCCTCACCGGCTTCATGGGCACGGGCAAATCCACGGTGGGACGCCTGGTCGCCGAACGACTGGGATACGAATTCGTCGATACCGACCAGATGATCGAAGCCCTCCACGGGCCCATCACCGACATCTTCGAGCAGCGCGGCGAAGCCACATTTCGCAAGATCGAGCAACAGGTTGCATCCGAACTGGCCAAGCGATCGCGGCTGGTGGTGGCCACCGGAGGTCGCCTGATGCTCGACCCGCTGAACGTTGCGGCCTTGGCTCCGACATCGCGGATCTATTGCCTGAGCGCTTCGCCAGACGCCATCGCGGCCAGGGTCGCAGCCGACGGCTCCACCAGGCCACTTCTCTCGGGGACCGATTACGAAGCCCGCATCGCTCAACTGCTGACCGAAAGGGGCCCTCACTATCGGCGCTTCATCCAGATCGAAACGACCGGCCGGTCGGTCGAGCAGGTTTGCCAGTCGATCGTGGAGCTGGCCGCCGGGCCTTCGGCCGACCGTCTGATGATCAGGCCCGCAGGTCCCGCTGATGCCGAGGTGATTCACCAGTTCATCGTGGGCCTGGCCGTGTACGAACGCGAACCAGACGCCGTCGAAGCCACACCGGCGAGCCTGAGGACACAACTCGAGTCGCCCAGACCTCCATTCGAGTGCCTCATCGCCGAGTTCGGCACCGAGGCCCGCTCGACGCCCATCGGGTTTGCGCTGTTCTACCCGAGCTACTCGACCTGGAAGGGCAGGCCCGGGATATACCTCGAGGACCTGTTCGTCCTGCCCGAACATCGAGGCACCGGCGCAGGCAAGGCCTTGCTGTCGGCATTGGCCGAGATCACCGTCGAGCGCGACTACGGCCGACTCGAGTGGCAGGTGCTCGACTGGAACGAGCCATCGATCCGCTTCTACGAAGCTCTGGGCGCCGAGGTGATGCGCGAGTGGCTGCCATGCCGTGTTTCTGGGGGCCAGCTTCGTTCGCTGGCCGGGTACGACGAAAAAATCTGA